From one Chryseobacterium sp. 3008163 genomic stretch:
- a CDS encoding SDR family oxidoreductase, with protein sequence MNQYTQPMLREDALKGKVAIVTGGGSGLGKAMTKYFLQLGAKVVITSRNLEKLYGTAKELEDQTGGRVLCVACDVRNWDEVEAMKEATLKEFGRIDILLNNAAGNFISPTERLTHSAFDSILDIVLKGTKNCTLSIGKHWIDSKTPGTVLNIVTTYAWTGSAYVVPSACAKAGVLAMTRSLAVEWGKYNIRFNAIAPGPFPTKGAWDRLLPGDMKDQFDLAKKNPLKRVGEHQELANLAAYLVSDFSSFVNGEVVTIDGGEWLQGAGEFNMLEDIPQEMWDTLEAMIKSKKSN encoded by the coding sequence ATGAATCAATATACACAACCCATGTTGCGGGAAGATGCTCTTAAAGGAAAAGTAGCGATTGTAACCGGCGGCGGAAGCGGTCTTGGAAAAGCAATGACCAAATATTTTCTTCAGTTGGGAGCAAAAGTGGTGATCACATCAAGAAATCTTGAAAAACTTTACGGAACAGCCAAAGAATTGGAAGACCAAACCGGTGGAAGAGTGCTTTGTGTTGCCTGCGACGTCAGAAACTGGGATGAAGTGGAAGCAATGAAAGAAGCGACGTTAAAAGAATTTGGGAGAATTGATATTTTATTAAATAACGCAGCCGGAAATTTTATTTCACCAACTGAAAGATTAACGCATTCTGCTTTTGATTCCATTTTAGATATTGTTTTAAAAGGAACAAAAAACTGTACCCTTTCTATAGGAAAACACTGGATTGATTCTAAAACACCGGGAACTGTTTTAAATATTGTCACTACGTATGCCTGGACGGGTTCTGCATACGTCGTTCCATCAGCTTGTGCAAAAGCGGGAGTTTTGGCAATGACAAGATCTTTAGCCGTGGAATGGGGGAAATATAATATTCGCTTTAACGCTATTGCGCCGGGACCTTTCCCTACAAAAGGAGCTTGGGATAGATTATTGCCCGGAGATATGAAAGACCAATTTGATTTGGCTAAAAAAAATCCGTTAAAAAGGGTGGGAGAACATCAGGAGCTGGCAAATCTTGCGGCTTACCTTGTTTCAGATTTTTCATCTTTTGTAAATGGTGAAGTGGTAACCATAGATGGTGGAGAATGGCTGCAGGGCGCAGGTGAATTTAATATGCTTGAAGATATTCCGCAGGAAATGTGGGATACTTTGGAGGCTATGATTAAATCAAAAAAATCAAATTAA